One region of Micromonospora ureilytica genomic DNA includes:
- the murG gene encoding undecaprenyldiphospho-muramoylpentapeptide beta-N-acetylglucosaminyltransferase, which translates to MGPLRSVVLAGGGTGGHVYPLLAFADCLRRHDPGVRITCLGTPRGMENDLIPPQGYDLRQIPAYQLPRSVNMNLVRTPGRMWTAARAAGKVIDEVRADVVVGFGGYVSVPAYLAAWRRELPMVIHEVNVPPGVANKLGMKFTKNVAVGFPNQPSQAESLRDATVVGVPLRRSIAGLDRYALRNAARAHFGLRPDLPVLFVSGGSSGARSINLAVSGAAKELARNGVQVLHVMGARNEPVPIPTDLPVPYVTLPYLSEMELGYAAADLMLARGGAMTVAEVAAIGLPTIYVPYPHSNQEQRRNALPVVEAGGGLLVDDGELTPDWLERTVIPLIRDPQRLYNMGAAAASYGRRDGDEALRSFVLAAVAR; encoded by the coding sequence ATGGGTCCGCTGCGTTCGGTGGTGCTCGCGGGAGGTGGCACCGGGGGGCACGTCTACCCGCTGCTCGCCTTCGCCGACTGCCTGCGCCGACACGACCCGGGCGTCCGGATCACCTGCCTCGGCACACCCCGGGGCATGGAGAACGACCTGATCCCGCCACAGGGCTACGACCTGCGGCAGATCCCGGCGTACCAGCTGCCCCGCTCGGTCAACATGAACCTGGTCCGCACCCCGGGCCGGATGTGGACCGCGGCGCGCGCCGCGGGCAAGGTGATCGACGAGGTGCGCGCCGACGTGGTCGTCGGCTTCGGCGGGTACGTCTCGGTGCCGGCCTACCTGGCCGCGTGGCGTCGTGAGCTGCCCATGGTGATCCACGAGGTGAACGTGCCGCCGGGCGTGGCCAACAAGCTGGGCATGAAGTTCACCAAGAACGTGGCGGTCGGCTTCCCGAACCAGCCGAGCCAGGCCGAGTCACTGCGGGACGCCACAGTCGTCGGTGTGCCGCTGCGCCGCAGCATCGCCGGTCTGGACCGGTACGCGTTGCGTAACGCCGCCCGCGCCCACTTCGGGCTCCGCCCGGACCTGCCGGTGCTCTTCGTGTCCGGCGGTTCGTCCGGCGCCCGCTCGATCAACCTGGCGGTCTCCGGGGCGGCCAAGGAGTTGGCCCGCAACGGCGTGCAGGTGCTGCACGTGATGGGCGCCCGCAACGAGCCGGTGCCGATCCCCACCGACCTGCCGGTGCCGTACGTGACGCTGCCGTACCTGTCCGAGATGGAGCTGGGCTACGCCGCCGCCGATCTGATGCTGGCCCGGGGCGGGGCGATGACAGTCGCCGAGGTGGCCGCGATCGGGCTGCCCACGATCTACGTGCCGTACCCGCACAGCAACCAGGAGCAGCGGCGCAACGCGCTGCCCGTGGTGGAGGCCGGCGGTGGGCTGCTTGTCGACGACGGGGAGCTCACCCCGGACTGGCTGGAGCGGACCGTCATCCCCCTCATTCGGGACCCGCAGCGGCTCTACAACATGGGTGCCGCCGCCGCGTCGTACGGCCGGCGCGACGGCGACGAGGCGCTGCGTTCCTTCGTGCTGGCGGCGGTGGCCCGATGA
- the murC gene encoding UDP-N-acetylmuramate--L-alanine ligase: MTAQFTPAGTLTAEDLGAVHLIGVGGVGMLGVARLLLTRGIRVSGSDLREWPSLAGLRALGGTIHLSHEVTNLDGVDTVVYSSAIPQDHLELVEARRRGLRVLHRSEALAAAMTGRRAVAVAGTHGKTTTTSMVTMVLQQAGVDPSFVIGGEISEVGSGAHHGTGEHFVVEADESDRSFLIYRPYVSIITNVEADHLNTYGDYATLEAAFVEFAGLTDPDGFIITCADDPGGRRLAESLRSEGRRVYTYGEAADADLRLTEMVSSARGVRYLAAIDGRSLGEFRLPVPGRHMGLNSAAAVLAAYLLELPLEAAEAALAVFPGVRRRFERKGVADGVLVYDEYAYHPTSMTLANQTLREVAGDGRLIVVFQPYRLYRTRDNQAEIAKALAIADEVVLLEVFGPGELRQPGEGSAALIAAVDLPADRKVFVESWEQAPVEVARRARSGDVVVTMGAPPISLMGDELLAALGERTAGSAPTSTVDPVATTPAIGDPVPGGATSGGDGAALGGTAVPGGSAPAAG; this comes from the coding sequence ATGACGGCGCAGTTCACGCCGGCCGGCACGCTCACGGCCGAGGACCTGGGCGCCGTCCACCTGATCGGAGTGGGTGGGGTGGGCATGCTCGGCGTGGCCCGCCTGCTGCTCACCCGCGGCATCCGGGTCTCCGGCAGCGACCTGCGGGAGTGGCCTTCGCTGGCGGGCCTGCGGGCGCTCGGCGGCACCATCCACCTCAGCCACGAGGTGACCAACCTCGACGGTGTGGACACCGTCGTCTACTCGTCGGCAATCCCGCAGGACCACCTGGAGCTGGTCGAGGCGCGTCGGCGCGGCCTGCGCGTGCTGCACCGCTCGGAGGCGCTCGCCGCGGCGATGACCGGCCGTCGGGCGGTGGCGGTCGCCGGCACGCACGGCAAGACCACCACCACCTCGATGGTGACGATGGTGCTCCAGCAGGCAGGTGTGGACCCGTCGTTCGTGATCGGCGGGGAGATCTCCGAGGTCGGCTCGGGCGCCCACCACGGCACCGGTGAGCACTTCGTGGTCGAGGCGGACGAGAGCGACCGCTCGTTCCTCATCTACCGCCCGTACGTCTCGATCATCACGAACGTCGAGGCGGACCACCTGAACACCTACGGCGACTACGCGACGCTGGAGGCGGCGTTTGTGGAGTTCGCCGGCCTCACCGACCCGGACGGGTTCATCATCACCTGCGCCGACGACCCGGGCGGTCGGCGGCTGGCCGAGAGCCTGCGGTCCGAGGGACGACGGGTGTACACCTACGGCGAGGCGGCCGACGCCGACCTGCGGTTGACCGAGATGGTCTCCTCCGCACGTGGGGTGCGCTACCTGGCCGCGATCGACGGCCGGTCGCTCGGCGAGTTCCGGCTGCCGGTGCCGGGGCGGCACATGGGGCTGAACAGCGCCGCCGCGGTGCTGGCCGCGTACCTGCTGGAGCTGCCGCTGGAGGCGGCGGAGGCGGCGTTGGCGGTCTTCCCCGGCGTGCGGCGGCGCTTCGAGCGCAAGGGTGTCGCGGACGGTGTGCTGGTCTACGACGAGTACGCCTACCACCCGACCTCGATGACCCTGGCGAACCAGACGTTGCGCGAGGTCGCCGGGGACGGCCGGCTGATCGTCGTCTTCCAGCCGTACCGGCTGTACCGCACCCGCGACAACCAGGCGGAGATCGCCAAGGCGCTGGCCATCGCCGACGAGGTGGTGTTGTTGGAGGTGTTCGGGCCGGGTGAGTTGCGTCAGCCCGGCGAGGGCTCGGCCGCGCTGATCGCGGCGGTGGATCTGCCCGCCGACCGCAAGGTCTTCGTGGAGTCGTGGGAGCAGGCCCCGGTCGAGGTGGCCCGTCGCGCCCGCTCGGGAGACGTGGTGGTCACCATGGGCGCCCCGCCGATCTCGCTGATGGGCGACGAGCTGCTGGCCGCCCTGGGTGAGCGTACGGCCGGCTCGGCGCCGACCTCGACTGTCGACCCGGTGGCCACCACCCCGGCGATCGGTGATCCGGTGCCGGGTGGGGCCACGTCCGGTGGCGACGGCGCGGCTCTCGGTGGCACCGCCGTGCCCGGCGGCTCGGCGCCCGCGGCCGGATGA
- a CDS encoding FtsW/RodA/SpoVE family cell cycle protein produces MDAAGGLAALRGLLDRPLTSYYLLLSCAGLLLLIGLTMVFSATSVKDYAEDGNASASVTKQAIFAMIGIGAFWVCQRLPASTYRSLGRPLLFTSIGLLLLLNLLLAYARLTDQDSGRIGPIEARLNWLFVGGIQLQPSELAKFAMVLWGAHLVARKGAALGWWRELATPLFPVVGLLFVLVGYNDTGTMLCLLALVVGLLWAAGVRMRVFGALAAAGLVGIGLLVAVASLGAGSGERGEDNYRFARLAMFFNPPDPETCKLGDCLQFYQGRLAIEHGGWFGVGLGKGSLKWDWLPEAHNDFIFAIIAEELGVIGCVVVLSLFAVIAYTGFRIARRVDDPFRRLAATAVTTWLVSQAVINIGGVVGLLPITGLPLPFISDGGSALVVTLAGIGMLASFARAEPDAARALHARPPARWVRLLWAPLPPLPGRRRRPATPPAGRGSVPRSRERRHDDQAAPRGVRQDRSRKGTASERRR; encoded by the coding sequence ATCGACGCCGCCGGCGGGCTCGCCGCGTTGCGCGGCCTGCTGGACCGGCCGCTGACCTCGTACTACCTGCTGCTGTCCTGCGCCGGCCTGCTGTTGCTGATCGGGCTGACCATGGTCTTCTCGGCGACCAGCGTGAAGGACTACGCCGAGGACGGCAACGCCTCGGCGTCGGTGACCAAGCAGGCCATCTTCGCGATGATCGGCATCGGCGCGTTCTGGGTCTGCCAGCGCCTGCCGGCCAGCACCTACCGGTCGCTGGGCCGGCCGTTGCTGTTCACCTCGATCGGGTTACTGCTCCTGCTCAACCTGCTGCTCGCCTACGCCCGCCTGACCGACCAGGACTCGGGGCGGATCGGCCCGATCGAGGCGCGACTGAACTGGCTGTTCGTCGGCGGGATCCAGCTACAGCCCTCCGAGTTGGCCAAGTTCGCGATGGTGCTCTGGGGTGCCCACCTGGTCGCCCGCAAGGGCGCCGCGCTGGGCTGGTGGCGCGAGCTGGCCACCCCGCTCTTCCCGGTGGTCGGCCTGCTCTTCGTCCTGGTCGGCTACAACGACACCGGCACCATGCTCTGTCTGCTGGCCCTGGTCGTGGGCCTGCTCTGGGCCGCCGGCGTGCGGATGCGGGTCTTCGGCGCCCTGGCCGCGGCCGGTCTGGTCGGGATCGGCCTGCTCGTCGCGGTGGCCTCGCTGGGCGCCGGCTCCGGCGAGCGCGGCGAGGACAACTACCGCTTCGCCCGGCTGGCCATGTTCTTTAATCCGCCGGACCCGGAGACCTGCAAGCTCGGCGACTGTCTCCAGTTCTACCAGGGACGGCTGGCCATCGAGCACGGTGGCTGGTTCGGTGTCGGGCTCGGCAAGGGCAGCCTGAAGTGGGACTGGCTGCCCGAGGCGCACAACGACTTCATCTTCGCGATCATCGCCGAGGAGTTGGGCGTGATCGGGTGCGTCGTGGTGCTCAGCCTGTTCGCTGTCATCGCGTACACCGGGTTCCGGATCGCCCGGCGGGTCGACGACCCGTTCCGCCGGCTCGCCGCCACCGCCGTGACCACCTGGCTGGTCAGCCAGGCTGTGATCAACATCGGTGGGGTGGTCGGGCTGCTGCCGATCACCGGTCTGCCGCTGCCGTTCATCTCCGACGGCGGAAGTGCCCTGGTAGTGACGTTGGCCGGCATCGGCATGCTGGCGTCCTTCGCGCGCGCCGAACCCGATGCGGCCAGAGCACTGCATGCCCGTCCGCCGGCCCGGTGGGTCCGACTACTCTGGGCCCCGTTGCCGCCGCTTCCCGGCCGGCGTCGCCGACCGGCGACGCCGCCCGCTGGCCGAGGGTCCGTGCCCCGGTCCCGCGAGCGGCGCCACGACGATCAGGCCGCGCCGCGCGGGGTCCGACAGGACCGCAGCCGCAAGGGTACGGCGAGCGAGAGGAGACGCTGA
- the mraY gene encoding phospho-N-acetylmuramoyl-pentapeptide-transferase — protein MRAVIVAVGVAFLVSLFGTPIAIKLFTRLKAGQPIRSDGPAMHQGKKGTPTMGGVVFILATVIAYVAGHLALTSLPDQQIAQVEPTITALVLLGLMVFSGAVGFLDDFLKVRKRNSAGLNKRGKLLGQILVGAVFGVIALWFPSTMTNGSGLATNTETVGSTTLSFIRDIDFLEVSKVGAVIIFIFVVMAATNGVNLTDGLDGLATGASVMVLAAYALIAFWQYRHWCADPNYTQPYCYEVRDPLEIALIAGAAAGACVGFLWWNTSPARIFMGDTGALGLGGLIAGMAMSTRTILLLPIIGGLFVIITMSVVIQIISFKTTGKRVFRMSPLQHHFELAGWSEVNIVVRFWIIAGIGVAIALGLFYSEFLANMT, from the coding sequence ATGAGGGCTGTCATCGTCGCCGTCGGGGTGGCCTTCCTCGTCTCGCTGTTCGGCACCCCGATCGCGATCAAGTTGTTCACCCGGCTCAAGGCCGGTCAGCCGATCCGGTCCGACGGCCCCGCGATGCACCAGGGCAAGAAGGGCACGCCCACGATGGGTGGGGTGGTCTTCATCCTGGCCACGGTGATCGCGTACGTGGCCGGGCACCTGGCCCTGACCAGCCTGCCGGACCAGCAGATCGCCCAGGTGGAGCCGACCATCACCGCGCTGGTGCTGCTGGGGCTGATGGTCTTCTCCGGCGCTGTGGGTTTCCTCGACGACTTCCTCAAGGTGCGCAAGCGCAACAGCGCCGGGCTGAACAAGCGCGGCAAGTTGCTCGGCCAGATCCTGGTCGGTGCGGTCTTCGGGGTGATCGCGCTGTGGTTCCCGAGCACGATGACAAACGGTTCGGGCCTGGCGACCAACACCGAGACGGTGGGCAGCACCACGCTGAGCTTCATCCGGGACATCGACTTCCTGGAGGTCAGCAAGGTCGGCGCGGTGATCATCTTCATCTTCGTGGTGATGGCCGCGACGAACGGCGTCAACCTCACCGACGGCCTGGACGGTCTGGCCACCGGCGCGTCGGTGATGGTGCTCGCGGCGTACGCGTTGATCGCGTTCTGGCAGTACCGGCACTGGTGCGCCGACCCGAACTACACCCAGCCGTACTGCTACGAGGTCCGCGACCCGTTGGAGATCGCGCTGATCGCCGGGGCGGCGGCCGGGGCCTGTGTGGGCTTCCTGTGGTGGAACACCTCCCCGGCGCGGATCTTCATGGGTGACACCGGGGCGCTGGGGCTGGGCGGTCTGATCGCCGGCATGGCGATGTCCACCCGCACCATCCTGCTGCTGCCGATCATCGGCGGGCTCTTCGTGATCATCACGATGTCCGTGGTGATCCAGATCATCTCCTTCAAGACCACAGGCAAACGGGTGTTCCGAATGTCTCCGCTCCAGCACCACTTCGAGTTGGCCGGCTGGAGCGAGGTCAACATCGTGGTGCGCTTCTGGATCATCGCCGGCATCGGCGTGGCCATCGCCCTGGGCCTGTTCTACAGCGAGTTCCTCGCCAACATGACCTGA
- a CDS encoding peptidoglycan D,D-transpeptidase FtsI family protein — MPPRSDEPRRDPTGSRRGSARDAGPADGEPRTGEPGIGGISGARAYTPRGRTVREERGTPARGQGAEQRRTPRSTRSGDPFRPALQVLDGGRAAARVGRRDAPAAGRGQVVRTVTPRTPRGPGGDEPPPRRRATPGGPRRADRPAARRPSRKPRRPPKLADSRLRLRLGTVLALTLFATIGIRLIFLQTVDAPAYAGGGVTDRLRTVELPAPRGAIYDSIGAPLARSVEARYVYADPTEVEAPADVAKALSPLLGIAASKLVELMKPRKLEDGKMSRFVYLARGVEISTAKRVQALELPGIGVHRDERREVPGGDLAANLIGFTSQDMVGLEGLEARYDDVLAGQDGKRVYEAGLGAPIPGGYSRTTLAKPGSSLALTINRDLQFRTQQILSAGMAQVPGGTGAAVVMEIPSGAVLAQASNPTYNAAKPTPSDPVAREDAATSFVVDPGSVHKAITYGAALQEGVITPDTTLPIANSIKMGDTWFHDTHPANGKRMSVPGMLAFSSNVGTITIADKLGRDRLIDYQKRFGLGKPTGEGMPGEASGRLLPADEWSGSSYGSVPIGHSVDATPLQMAAAYAAIANNGTYVQPHLVKEVIGPDGKRTPAPAPVTRSVLSPQNAAALRTMLEAVTTVDGATGVTAAVPSYRVAGKTGTGWRLVNGKKQPGEVSSFIGMAPAENPRYVIAVFVYAPNGGGAAIANPAFRDMMQFTLRHYRVPPSTGGSAPKFVVYPR, encoded by the coding sequence GTGCCACCAAGGTCGGACGAGCCGCGCCGGGACCCTACGGGGTCCCGGCGCGGTTCTGCACGTGATGCCGGGCCCGCCGACGGCGAGCCGCGCACCGGTGAGCCCGGCATCGGGGGCATCTCCGGCGCCCGGGCGTACACCCCGAGGGGTCGGACCGTCCGCGAGGAGCGCGGCACGCCGGCGCGTGGTCAGGGCGCCGAGCAGCGGCGTACGCCGCGCAGCACCCGGTCCGGTGACCCGTTCCGGCCGGCGTTGCAGGTGCTCGACGGTGGCCGGGCCGCCGCCAGGGTCGGCCGGCGTGATGCGCCGGCCGCCGGACGCGGTCAGGTGGTGCGCACCGTCACGCCGCGTACCCCCCGTGGCCCGGGTGGGGACGAGCCGCCGCCGCGTCGCCGGGCCACGCCGGGCGGACCGCGTCGCGCCGACCGCCCGGCGGCCCGGCGGCCGTCCCGCAAGCCGCGACGTCCGCCGAAGCTTGCCGACTCGCGGCTGCGGCTGCGGCTGGGCACCGTGCTCGCCCTGACGCTCTTCGCCACCATCGGGATCCGGCTGATCTTCCTCCAGACCGTCGACGCCCCGGCGTACGCCGGGGGCGGCGTCACCGACCGCCTCCGCACGGTCGAGCTGCCGGCGCCGCGCGGCGCGATCTACGACAGCATCGGCGCGCCGCTGGCCCGCAGTGTCGAGGCCCGGTACGTGTACGCCGACCCGACCGAGGTGGAGGCCCCGGCCGACGTCGCCAAGGCGCTCTCCCCGCTGCTCGGCATCGCGGCCTCGAAGCTCGTGGAGTTGATGAAGCCCCGCAAGCTGGAGGACGGCAAGATGTCCCGGTTCGTGTACCTGGCGCGGGGAGTGGAGATCTCGACCGCCAAGCGGGTTCAGGCGCTGGAACTGCCCGGCATCGGGGTGCACCGCGACGAGCGCCGTGAGGTGCCCGGCGGTGACCTGGCGGCCAACCTGATCGGCTTCACCAGCCAGGACATGGTCGGGCTGGAAGGGCTGGAGGCCCGCTACGACGACGTGCTCGCCGGTCAGGACGGCAAGCGGGTGTACGAGGCCGGCCTCGGCGCACCGATTCCGGGCGGTTACAGCCGGACCACGCTCGCCAAGCCGGGTAGTTCGCTCGCCCTCACCATCAACCGCGACCTGCAGTTCCGGACGCAGCAGATCCTCAGCGCCGGCATGGCCCAGGTGCCGGGGGGCACCGGTGCGGCAGTGGTCATGGAGATCCCCTCCGGCGCGGTGCTGGCGCAGGCCAGCAACCCCACCTACAACGCGGCGAAGCCGACGCCCAGCGACCCGGTCGCCCGGGAGGACGCCGCGACCAGCTTTGTGGTCGACCCCGGCTCGGTGCACAAGGCGATCACCTACGGCGCGGCGTTGCAGGAGGGCGTGATCACCCCCGACACCACGCTGCCCATCGCCAACAGCATCAAGATGGGCGACACCTGGTTCCACGACACGCACCCGGCCAACGGCAAGCGGATGAGCGTGCCGGGGATGCTCGCCTTCTCGTCCAACGTCGGCACCATCACGATCGCCGACAAGCTCGGCCGGGACCGGCTGATCGACTACCAGAAGCGGTTCGGGCTGGGTAAGCCCACCGGCGAGGGGATGCCCGGGGAGGCCAGCGGCCGACTGCTGCCGGCCGACGAGTGGAGCGGCTCGTCGTACGGGTCGGTGCCGATCGGGCACAGCGTCGACGCCACACCGCTGCAGATGGCCGCCGCGTACGCCGCCATCGCCAACAACGGCACGTACGTGCAGCCGCACCTGGTCAAGGAGGTGATCGGCCCGGACGGCAAGCGCACCCCCGCGCCGGCCCCGGTGACCCGGTCGGTGCTCAGCCCGCAGAACGCGGCGGCCCTGCGCACCATGCTGGAGGCGGTCACCACCGTCGACGGCGCCACCGGCGTCACCGCCGCGGTCCCCAGCTACCGGGTCGCCGGCAAGACCGGCACCGGGTGGCGGCTGGTGAACGGCAAGAAGCAGCCCGGCGAGGTGTCCTCCTTCATCGGGATGGCTCCCGCCGAGAACCCCCGCTACGTGATCGCCGTCTTCGTGTACGCGCCCAACGGCGGGGGCGCGGCGATCGCCAATCCGGCGTTCCGCGACATGATGCAGTTCACTCTGCGTCACTATCGGGTGCCACCGTCCACCGGTGGATCCGCGCCCAAGTTCGTGGTCTATCCGCGCTGA
- a CDS encoding UDP-N-acetylmuramoyl-tripeptide--D-alanyl-D-alanine ligase: protein MIKLSLAEVAAAVDGRLVAADPAATVTGSVEFDSRKVGPGSLFVAFPGEKVDGHDYAATAVQAGAVAVLGSREVPGVPMVLVDDALTAMGRLARAAVDRLPGLTVIGVTGSSGKTTTKDLIGQLTARLGATVAPPGSFNNELGHPYTALRADPDTRYLVMEKGARGVGHVRYLCELVPPRISVVLNVGTSHIGEFGSQEAIAQAKGELVEALPPDGLAVLNADDPRVDAMASRTRARVVRYGEAPDADVRAEDVTLDERGHASYTLVTPEGRAPVRLRLAGRHQVWNTLAAAAVARELGMPQAELATALGELGLVSTRRMDVFDRPDGVTVIDDSYNANPASMAVAVRALASMGQGRRTVAVLGYMAELGPFEYDGHAEVGQLAAELGVDRLLVVGEPAAPIHEGATAVANWGGESVLLTDQAAAVEVLRSELRPGDVVLVKGSRYRTWEVADALRADTGGEPTR, encoded by the coding sequence GTGATCAAACTGAGCCTGGCCGAGGTGGCCGCTGCGGTCGACGGACGGCTGGTGGCCGCCGACCCGGCCGCCACCGTCACCGGTTCCGTGGAGTTCGACTCGCGCAAGGTGGGGCCCGGTTCGCTCTTCGTGGCCTTCCCGGGGGAGAAGGTCGACGGGCACGACTACGCGGCGACGGCGGTCCAGGCCGGCGCGGTGGCGGTGCTCGGCAGCCGCGAGGTGCCCGGGGTGCCGATGGTGCTTGTCGACGACGCGCTGACCGCGATGGGCCGACTGGCCCGCGCCGCGGTGGACCGGCTGCCCGGGCTGACCGTGATCGGCGTGACCGGCTCGTCCGGCAAGACCACCACGAAGGATCTGATCGGCCAGTTGACCGCCCGACTCGGGGCCACTGTGGCGCCGCCCGGCTCGTTCAACAACGAGCTGGGGCACCCGTACACCGCCCTGCGGGCCGACCCGGACACCCGCTACCTGGTGATGGAGAAGGGTGCGCGCGGGGTCGGACACGTGCGTTACCTGTGCGAGCTGGTGCCGCCCCGGATCTCCGTGGTGCTCAACGTCGGCACCTCACACATCGGCGAGTTCGGCTCGCAGGAGGCCATCGCGCAGGCCAAGGGGGAGCTGGTCGAGGCGCTGCCGCCGGACGGGCTGGCCGTGCTGAACGCCGACGACCCCCGGGTGGACGCGATGGCGAGCCGCACGCGGGCCCGGGTCGTCCGCTACGGCGAGGCGCCCGACGCCGACGTGCGCGCCGAGGACGTCACGCTCGACGAGCGAGGGCACGCGTCGTACACCCTGGTCACCCCGGAGGGGCGCGCGCCGGTCCGGCTCCGGCTGGCCGGCCGCCACCAGGTCTGGAACACGCTCGCGGCGGCGGCGGTCGCCCGGGAGCTGGGCATGCCGCAGGCCGAGCTGGCCACGGCGCTCGGCGAGCTGGGGCTGGTCTCGACCCGACGGATGGACGTCTTCGACCGCCCCGACGGGGTGACGGTGATCGACGACTCGTACAACGCCAACCCGGCCTCGATGGCGGTCGCGGTGCGGGCGCTCGCCAGCATGGGCCAGGGGCGGCGTACCGTCGCGGTGCTTGGTTACATGGCCGAGCTTGGCCCGTTCGAGTACGACGGCCACGCCGAGGTCGGCCAACTCGCGGCCGAGCTGGGTGTCGACCGGCTGCTCGTGGTGGGTGAGCCGGCTGCGCCGATCCACGAAGGCGCGACAGCTGTAGCAAACTGGGGAGGAGAGTCGGTGCTGCTCACCGATCAGGCGGCGGCCGTCGAGGTGCTGCGGAGCGAGCTACGACCGGGTGATGTCGTCCTGGTCAAGGGTTCCCGGTACCGGACCTGGGAGGTGGCCGACGCCCTGCGCGCCGACACCGGTGGGGAGCCGACCCGATGA
- a CDS encoding UDP-N-acetylmuramoyl-L-alanyl-D-glutamate--2,6-diaminopimelate ligase, whose translation MRPEPDDRVGSDAVPGNPRPRTVTGVRLGDLAVRLAVDLPAEAAAVVVTGVTHASQEVRAGDLYAALPGTRRHGAEFAAGAAEAGAMALLTDAAGAELAAETGLPALVVPDPRAVLGELASAVYGDPTADLTVIGVTGTAGKTSTAYLIESGLRAAGHTTGLVGTVETRLGDLVIDSVRTTPEATDLHAMLATARERGVTAVVMEVSSHALAMGRVGGVRFAVGGYTNFGSDHLDFHADSDDYFAAKAQLFDGRCGVEVLNHDDPALKPLLKPTTVTYSAAGDQGATWWADGVGGEGYAQRFTAHGPDGVAVSAGVALPGRHNVANALLAIAALVGAGVDPVTAAAGVTACGGVPGRLELVDVAAPVRGVVDYAHKSDAIVAALAALRELSAGRLICVIGAGGDRDRGKRPVMGAAAAEGADVVLVTDDNPRTEDPAEIRAEVLAGAYRAGTAARIIEVAGRRAAIDEAVRLAEPGDVIALLGKGHERGQEVAGEVLPFDDSVELAEALRARFGDLAGQR comes from the coding sequence GTGCGGCCGGAACCGGACGACCGGGTAGGGTCTGACGCCGTGCCCGGCAATCCACGTCCACGTACCGTGACCGGAGTCCGGCTCGGTGATCTCGCCGTCCGGCTCGCCGTCGACCTTCCGGCGGAGGCCGCCGCGGTGGTCGTCACCGGGGTCACCCATGCCAGCCAGGAGGTTCGCGCCGGCGACCTGTACGCGGCGCTGCCCGGCACCCGTCGGCACGGCGCGGAGTTCGCCGCCGGCGCCGCCGAGGCGGGTGCCATGGCCCTGCTGACCGACGCGGCGGGTGCGGAGCTGGCGGCGGAGACCGGTCTGCCCGCCCTGGTGGTGCCCGACCCGCGCGCCGTGCTCGGCGAGCTGGCCTCGGCCGTCTACGGCGATCCGACCGCCGATCTCACAGTGATCGGGGTGACCGGCACCGCGGGCAAGACGTCCACCGCGTACCTGATCGAGTCGGGGTTGCGGGCGGCCGGACACACCACCGGACTGGTCGGGACGGTGGAGACCCGGCTCGGTGACCTGGTGATCGACAGTGTGCGCACCACCCCGGAGGCGACCGACCTGCACGCGATGCTGGCCACTGCCCGCGAGCGTGGGGTCACCGCAGTGGTCATGGAGGTCTCCAGCCACGCGCTGGCCATGGGCCGGGTGGGCGGTGTGCGGTTCGCCGTCGGGGGTTACACCAACTTCGGCTCCGACCACCTGGACTTCCACGCCGACAGCGACGACTACTTCGCCGCGAAGGCCCAGCTCTTCGACGGGCGCTGCGGGGTCGAGGTGCTCAACCACGACGACCCGGCGTTGAAGCCGCTGCTCAAGCCGACCACCGTCACCTACTCGGCGGCCGGCGACCAGGGCGCGACCTGGTGGGCCGACGGTGTGGGCGGCGAGGGGTACGCGCAGCGGTTCACCGCGCACGGCCCGGACGGCGTGGCAGTGTCCGCCGGTGTCGCGTTGCCCGGCCGGCACAACGTGGCCAACGCGCTGCTGGCCATCGCCGCGCTGGTGGGCGCCGGGGTGGACCCGGTGACCGCAGCGGCCGGTGTGACCGCCTGCGGTGGGGTCCCGGGCCGGCTGGAGCTGGTCGACGTGGCCGCGCCGGTGCGCGGGGTGGTCGACTACGCGCACAAGTCGGACGCGATAGTGGCCGCGCTGGCCGCGCTGCGCGAGTTGAGCGCCGGCCGACTGATCTGTGTGATCGGCGCCGGCGGGGACCGGGACCGGGGCAAGCGGCCGGTGATGGGCGCCGCCGCGGCGGAGGGAGCCGACGTGGTGCTGGTGACCGACGACAATCCGCGTACCGAGGACCCGGCGGAGATCCGCGCCGAGGTGCTCGCCGGGGCGTACCGGGCCGGCACGGCCGCGCGGATCATCGAGGTGGCGGGCCGTCGCGCCGCGATCGACGAGGCGGTTCGGCTGGCCGAGCCGGGCGACGTGATCGCGCTGCTCGGCAAGGGGCACGAGCGCGGCCAGGAGGTGGCGGGCGAGGTGCTCCCGTTCGACGACAGTGTCGAGTTGGCCGAGGCGCTGCGGGCCCGCTTCGGGGACCTGGCGGGTCAGCGGTGA